One genomic region from Apodemus sylvaticus chromosome 1, mApoSyl1.1, whole genome shotgun sequence encodes:
- the Tshz3 gene encoding teashirt homolog 3, giving the protein MPRRKQQAPRRAAAYVSDELKAAALVEDDIEPEEQAAVGEPSAKYMCPEKELSKACPSYQNSPAAEFSSHEMDSESHISETSDRMADFESSSIKNEEETKEVQVPLEDTTVSDSLEQMKAVYNNFLSNSYWSNLNLNLHQPSSENNGGSSSSSSSSSSSCGSGSFDWHQSAMAKTLQQVSQNRMLPEPSLFSTVQLYRQSSKLYGSIFTGASKFRCKDCSAAYDTLVELTVHMNETGHYRDDNHETDNNNPKRWSKPRKRSLLEMEGKEDAQKVLKCMYCGHSFESLQDLSVHMIKTKHYQKVPLKEPVTPVAAKIIPAARKKPSLELELPSSPDSTGGTPKATLSDASDALQKNSNPYITPNNRYGHQNGASYAWHFEARKSQILKCMECGSSHDTLQELTAHMMVTGHFIKVTNSAMKKGKPIMETPVTPTITTLLDEKVQSVPLAATTFTSPSNTPASVSPKLTVEIKKEVDKEKAVLDEKPKEKEKASEEEEKYDISSKYHYLTENDLEESPKGGLDILKSLENTVTSAINKAQNGTPSWGGYPSIHAAYQLPNMMKLSLGSSGKSTPLKPMFGNSEIVSPTKTQTLVSPPSSQTSPMPKTNFHAMEELVKKVTEKVAKVEEKMKEPDGKLSPPKRATPSPCSSEQSEPIKLEAASDGGFKSQENSPSPPRDVCKEASPSAEPLENGKELVRPLSGGLSGSTAIITDHPPEQPFVNPLSALQSVMNIHLGKAAKPSLPALDPMSMLFKMSNSLAEKAAVATPPPLQAKKAEHLDRYFYHVNNDQPIDLTKGKSDKGCSLGSGLLSPTSTSPATSSSTVTTAKTSAVVSFMSNSPLRENALSDISDMLKNLTESHTSKSSTPSSISEKSDIDGATLEEAEESTPAQKRKGRQSNWNPQHLLILQAQFAASLRQTSEGKYIMSDLSPQERMHISRFTGLSMTTISHWLANVKYQLRRTGGTKFLKNLDTGHPVFFCNDCASQIRTPSTYISHLESHLGFRLRDLSKLSTEQINNQIAQTKSPSEKLVTSSPEEDLGTTYQCKLCNRTFASKHAVKLHLSKTHGKSPEDHLLFVSELEKQ; this is encoded by the coding sequence CCTATGTTTCCGATGAGTTAAAGGCGGCTGCCTTGGTAGAAGATGACATAGAACCCGAGGAGCAAGCGGCCGTTGGAGAACCCTCAGCCAAGTACATGTGTCCGGAGAAGGAACTCAGCAAGGCCTGCCCGAGCTACCAGAACTCCCCGGCAGCTGAGTTTTCCAGCCATGAAATGGACAGCGAATCTCACATCAGTGAGACCAGTGACCGGATGGCTGACTTCGAAAGTAGTTCCATCAAGAATGAAGAGGAGACCAAGGAAGTCCAGGTGCCCCTGGAGGACACAACCGTGTCGGATAGCCTGGAGCAGATGAAGGCCGTGTACAACAACTTCCTGTCCAATTCCTATTGGTCCAACCTCAACCTGAATCTGCACCAGCCCTCCTCCGAGAACAATGgcggaagcagcagcagcagcagcagtagcagcagcagctgtggcagCGGGAGCTTTGACTGGCACCAGAGTGCCATGGCGAAGACGCTGCAGCAGGTGTCCCAGAACCGGATGCTACCCGAGCCCAGCCTGTTCAGCACCGTGCAGCTGTACCGCCAGAGCAGCAAGCTGTACGGCTCCATCTTTACCGGGGCCAGCAAGTTCCGCTGCAAAGACTGTAGCGCCGCCTATGACACCCTGGTAGAGCTGACGGTGCACATGAATGAGACGGGTCACTATCGCGATGACAACCACGAGACCGACAACAACAACCCCAAGCGCTGGTCCAAGCCTCGCAAACGGTCTTTGTTGGAGATGGAGGGCAAGGAGGATGCTCAGAAGGTCCTGAAGTGTATGTACTGTGGCCACTCCTTTGAGTCCCTCCAAGACCTGAGCGTCCACATGATCAAAACGAAACACTACCAAAAAGTGCCTCTCAAGGAACCCGTCACACCCGTCGCAGCCAAAATCATCCCCGCTGCTCGGAAGAAaccttctctggagctggagctgcctAGCTCCCCTGATTCCACAGGTGGAACCCCCAAAGCCACCCTTTCTGATGCCAGCGATGCTCTGCAGAAGAACTCCAACCCTTACATCACGCCAAATAACCGGTACGGCCACCAGAACGGGGCCAGCTATGCGTGGCACTTCGAGGCCCGCAAGTCTCAGATCCTCAAGTGCATGGAGTGTGGCAGCTCCCATGACACTCTCCAGGAGCTCACAGCTCACATGATGGTCACTGGCCACTTTATCAAGGTCACAAACTCGGCTATGAAGAAGGGGAAGCCCATCATGGAGACGCCCGTCACGCCCACCATTACCACCTTGCTGGACGAGAAGGTGCAGTCCGTGCCGCTGGCAGCCACCACGTTCACGTCTCCCTCCAATACGCCCGCGAGCGTCTCCCCAAAGCTGACTGTGGAGATCAAAAAGGAAGTGGACAAGGAGAAAGCAGTCCTGGATGAGAAAcctaaggagaaagagaaggccaGCGAAGAGGAGGAGAAGTATGACATTTCTTCCAAGTACCACTATTTGACTGAAAACGACCTAGAAGAGAGTCCTAAAGGGGGACTAGATATCCTTAAATCCCTCGAGAACACAGTAACGTCCGCCATCAACAAGGCTCAGAATGGCACTCCCAGCTGGGGCGGCTATCCCAGCATCCACGCTGCCTACCAGCTCCCCAACATGATGAAGTTGTCCCTGGGTTCCTCGGGGAAGAGCACACCCCTGAAACCCATGTTTGGCAACAGCGAAATCGTGTCTCCCACAAAAACCCAGACCCTGGTCTCGCCGCCCAGCAGCCAGACCTCTCCCATGCCCAAGACAAACTTTCACGCCATGGAGGAACTGGTGAAAAAAGTCACTGAGAAAGTTGCCAAAGTtgaggagaaaatgaaagagCCCGATGGCAAGCTGTCGCCGCCCAAGCGGGCCACTCCGTCCCCGTGCAGCAGCGAGCAGAGCGAGCCCATCAAGCTGGAGGCCGCCAGCGACGGAGGCTTCAAAAGCCAGGAGAACAGCCCCAGCCCACCGAGAGATGTGTGCAAGGAGGCGAGCCCCTCCGCAGAGCCCCTGGAGAATGGCAAGGAGCTGGTGAGGCCCCTGAGCGGAGGCCTCAGCGGCAGCACGGCCATCATCACGGACCACCCACCAGAGCAGCCTTTTGTGAACCCCCTGAGTGCCCTGCAGTCGGTCATGAACATCCACTTGGGCAAGGCCGCCAAGCCCTCCCTGCCTGCGCTGGACCCCATGAGCATGCTTTTCAAGATGAGCAACAGTCTGGCCGAGAAGGCAGCTGTGGCCACCCCACCACCCCTTCAGGCCAAGAAGGCGGAGCATCTGGACCGCTATTTCTACCACGTCAACAATGACCAGCCCATAGACTTGACGAAAGGGAAGAGCGACAAAGGTTGCTCTTTAGGTTCAGGGCTTTTGTCCCCCACGTCCACATCCCCAGCAACTTCCTCATCTACGGTGACAACGGCAAAGACATCTGCCGTCGTATCGTTCATGTCAAACTCGCCCCTGCGCGAGAATGCCTTGTCAGATATATCCGATATGTTGAAGAACTTGACAGAGAGCCACACGTCAAAATCCTCCACTCCTTCCAGCATCTCTGAGAAGTCTGACATTGACGGGGCCACCCTGGAAGAGGCCGAGGAGTCGACTCCGGCGCAGAAGAGGAAAGGCCGCCAGTCAAACTGGAATCCCCAGCACCTGCTAATCCTGCAGGCGCAGTTTGCAGCCAGCCTGCGGCAGACATCAGAAGGGAAGTACATCATGTCAGATCTGAGCCCCCAGGAGCGCATGCACATCTCCAGGTTCACCGGCCTTTCCATGACCACTATTAGCCACTGGCTGGCCAATGTGAAATACCAGCTTCGAAGGACAGGTGGAACAAAGTTCCTCAAAAACTTGGACACTGGACAccctgtgttcttttgtaacgACTGTGCGTCACAAATCAGGACTCCTTCCACGTACATCAGCCACCTAGAGTCACATCTGGGCTTCCGGCTACGGGACTTATCAAAATTGTCCACCGAACAGATTAACAATCAAATAGCACAAACCAAGTCGCCGTCAGAAAAACTGGTGACATCCTCCCCGGAGGAGGACCTGGGGACCACCTATCAGTGCAAGCTTTGTAATCGGACCTTTGCGAGCAAGCACGCTGTTAAACTTCACCTTAGCAAAACCCACGGGAAATCGCCAGAGGACCACCTCCTGTTCGTTTCCGAGCTGGAGAAGCAGTAG